The genomic window cctcccggctCCTCGTCGGAGCTTCCCAACCAAGGTACTAACCACTAAACCTATACACTTTTTACCCGTTTCGTGGAGTAGGCAATTCGTCGAACaggttgtaggttcttttttttAGACATGGTATTACCCCTTCCGATTTCCATTGATAGAAACCACATATTCACTACAAAAGATTCAAACAAAACGAGAAAAAAGAAGTGCACAGAGGTGCTGTATTCAGCTACCCTCCCTCCCAGCACCATCATCCTTACACGGTTCTCCGGTTACCATCATCctcgcttcttcttcttcttcttttttttctgtaCCATGCTTGTATCGCCGTCACCCTTTGCCGGCTCCAGACTTCACCTGCGATTTGTCCGAGCAGTTTTGCCCCCTGCTCCAGCTCCAGCGCctctttgctttgctttgctgtTTTTTCCTGCAAAATAGCCCAACTCTTCAGCCAATgacaaatatgaaaaaaaaccCCACAGATACTGGGTCAGTAGGCATTTTGTTACCAAAACAAGCTGAATTCCGAGTTTTCCATATTGTCCATAGAACAGCAGCTACACCGACCATCGCAAGCATCAAACAGGTTGTAGGTGGTGACTGATAAGAGCTTGATGCGATTTTGATTTGGTTCTTCAACTTAGAGTGGATAGCGTGGTCTGCGGAATTAAATTGTGCGCTCGGCTTGTTAAACTTCTGAAAGTTCAAACTGTAATTCCTAGCGAATTGGGGCGCAAATGATTTTGGCTGTAATAAGCATAGTCCAGGGCATGCTGTATTGCTTTTAGTGCAATGTGTAGGTGAAATTTTGTTCTGTTTGGAGTGAATCCACGGATTCCCCACTGTCCAAAAGGAAGATTGGTGCCTGACAAAACAGTTTCCATTTTGCATGTTCTTTGGACCAGAAGGTAAATCAGTTGAATTTTGGAATACCTAAAAGTTGAAGTAGCATTAGAGTGTCAAATGTCGTGACTAGTGGCTGTTTTCCATCCCCCATTTGCCAATTTGTGCTGGCTCTAAAGAAATTCTATTGGTATAATTTCAAAAGATAATGCTTTTGATATGCGTGTTCCTTGTATTGTTCTGCTAAGGAGCTCTTGTCTGCATCTCCTACTGCAGAACACCATTTTCCCCTAGAACATGCAGCGGCTTGCAACAGAACACTAATAAATCATATTTCAGCTTACCTCAAAAGCTGCAGTATTATTCTTCCTTTTGTCTGAATTCTCAATTTCTGATACGTCTTGTGTTCACAGGAACAGCCACATCGAGTCCCATGTATGAATCAGTTTCACCGGAAGCTGCCTTTGAGTGGTAATGCAGTCAGCGGTAATGCACTTTACACGCCATCTGTCATCTCAGTTTACAGAAAATCAGTGGCAGGACTGTTGTTCTGATTCTACCTTCGACTTCACACCATTGGCCTGATGAGATATTAAAATAAACTTGTGTTTGCAGCTGCGCAGCCACACAGGTCCAGGAGCCTTGTTTGTTGCACAAGTTTAGGTTCATCTGCACTAGTAGCTGCATTGAGCAGCAGACCTGCAAATGTCTCCACTTCTCACAGTGATCTATCCATGAGGCGTTGCATGGATTCAGTTCCAGGAGCGCTTATTGTTATCTCTGGCTACTGGGCTGGCCCTGACGTGGATGATGGCGGTGGTAGTGTTGAGGCCTTGCTCCAAAGAATTGTCTGATATTGTGCTTGTGGTTAACTATGCAGTTTTTCTGGCATGTGAAGATAATCTGTACTAAAGCATCAACTAGACCAGATATGGCTCTATGGTACGATATTTTGCTTCATTTTGGAGCTGTATTTTTCCTTGGGGTTGTAAGCTGTCTTGTTCCACCAAAAACACCCGCTGAGcatgtttttgtttttataaattttgtatTTAGCCCATCAAACACTACCTCTTACAATTAATATAATTGGTAGCTCTTCTGCcggtttgtttttaaaaaaagtaagCTATCCAAAATCCTAGACACATTGATTTTTAACTCTCTAGTTCAGAGAAAAATCCTAGGCACTATTTTAGCTCTCTAGTTCAGAGAAAAATGAAAGGACCGCTCCTCACTGCACCAGTGACACATTGATTTTTAAACATGCATTTCAGGCATCTGATGTAAGTGGGCTGCATAgatttcataaataaattagTACAACATAAAGTTTGAAATCGCAACCGTGCATCGATTAATTCCAAGGAACCCACCATTCCTCTGTTGGAATTCTTTTATGATATTTACGCCATTCATTCCAGTTAGTATCGATTCCTCCGGTAGTTAGTCTTAAGGATTCCATTGTATGATATTTATGCATCTGTTCAGGAAAGCATTGCGCCGGTGGCCCATTAGTTTTTGAACATGCATGTCAGTCATCTGATATAATTTGGCTGCATAGATTTCCAGAATACAACAGTATTACAACATATGGCCTTAGCCCCCCCGATGGACATGGACATGTTTAGTGGCGACTTGAGCTAAGCCAGACCCTGATCACgttgctgctgctcctgctgctgatGGTGGTGGTAGAGAACGTGCTCATAGCACTGCGGTAGCTCCTCCAGTTGTGAGGTGACCGACCGGATCTCGAACCCCGAttctcattaaaaaaaaagactcaTCCATGTGTGTCGTTTTAGTGGTCATAAAGTCGTTTTCAGTGGTGCTCTGGATAATAAGTCTTCGAGGTCTTTTCTCAATCTATAGCTGACAATGCTTTTGAGACATCTCTCCTTagggttgagtttttttttttttggtggtggTAGGATGCATGCTTCGAATGCGTGAAAGTTGCTTGCTCCTCGTGCTGCTGTGCCTCTTTTACAAGATCGTGTTGTTTGTTTGCCACTGTTCGTCATCTGGAGACCGTAATCTGTATGCTAATGTTTGTTATTTTGCTATTTGTTGCTAGTACGTACACTCATGGCCTCGAGGTTCTGATGGACATGGATCGTGTCGTAGAGACTTCCTGAGGTAAGCCTGACCAAGATTGATCTGTGATCAGACACCGTCAGATATAAACTGCTGCATATCTGCACTGCACCTggaaaaagacaaaaagaaaaacaacaacacattgCATGAAGCTAGTAAGTAGTGACAGAATTCTGTGCTCTTCTATTGAGGTTTTGTGCTGGGAATATCAGTGTTCTTAGAACAAAAAATGTTTTTGCGTTGACATTTTGGCTATAGATAGTGGTAATGCAATATCAAGGAGTGGTGATGATTCTGAAAAAACTCGGTTTTGGTAGGCAGCCCTCGatgctgcgtagtttctttctACTCTACGTTTTTCTTCCTTTCAGTTGCAGTTCGTTATGTTTTCAGTCGAACTGAGACATGTCTTGTAATTTTATTGCCTTGGTAATGAAATTCGGGTATAGCCGTTATGGGGAAAAAAAGTAGTGACAGAATTGTTAGACGAGAGATTGCAAAGTAAACAATGGGGGCAACAAGGACAGTAACTAAAGCATACAGATTAGGCCATTTGAAGAAGGTGATCAACGGAGCTATGAAAATAGTCAGGGATGAACACTGCCCCCTCCATTTCAACCTAGGCTTGGTAAAATCTCTACATAGAAAATTACTAGCAATGTTCTCAAATTTCTAATCGAAATAACCATGAAAAAAACTATACTGAACACAGGTTCGTTACTACAGAGAAAAGTAGAAAAAAAAGagttaaattttctaatttgtTGAAATTCGGAACGAAAAAGGGAAGGTAAAGTCGGGCCTTCAGATGAGCAGCGACGGACGTCAACAGCCGTCGGATTTCATAGATCCAACGGTCAGGATCAAAGGGCCGTTCGGCAAAAATGTCAAATAAAACCAAGGGGCCTGGACcaaaaaccctagcctccgttcccaaccaccaccgccgccgcgcacCAAACCCTCCGCCCCcgagccccgccgccgccgccgccgctgccatgcGTCCGCTCGACGAGAAAGAGACCACGATGGTCTTCGAGAAGCTCTTCAAGTTCACGGGCCCCAACCTGAAGCACCTCATGGATAGGCCTGCCGTGGAGGGTCCCGACCCGCAGCCCGGCCGCTACTGCCTCCGCCTCCACAAGAACCGCGTCTACTACGCCTCCGAGGCCCTCGTGCGCCGCGCCACCTCCGTCTCCCGCCCGCGCCTCGCCGGCGTGGGGACCCCCATCGGCAGGTTCACCCACCACGGCGCGTTCCACCTCACCGTCCACGCGCTCGACCTCCTCGcggcccacgcgcgccgccgCGTCTGGCTCAAGCCCGACACCGAGCGTTCCTTCCTCTTCGGTAACTCCGTGCCCAAGTCCTCCCTCGCGCGCATCACCGAGAACACCAAGTCCGGGGACGGCGTCGTCGTCATGTCCATGGCTGACGTCCCGCTCGGGTTCGGCGTCGCGGCCAGGTCGGCACAGGACTGCAGGAAGGCCGACACCAACGCCGTCGTCGTGCTGCACCAGTCGGATGCCGGGGAGTACCTCcgcaaggaggaggagctcatgtgAGGTGAGGGCCGAGGCTTGGTTGGTTGTTCTCGAGTTACCTGGTTGGATTATATTTGAGTGAAATTAGAAACATTACTACGTCTCATAATTGTGTTCAAGACTTGATGCATATGCATTTCACTGTACTGAATGATTAATTGATTATGAGATGAGGTGATTGCGGATGCCAAATTTATTCTTTGCCGGTGCTAATATACGTTTTCTGACTTTTGAGTAACTCTTATCTGGTATCTGGATCAGATTACTTGGTGAATTATGTGGAATTGATCAAGCAAAGTAGTTTCTGAAAAAGGGATGTTGTAATGAGTGCTTCATCATTTGGCGGCACTCTGTGTTTATGTATGTGAAAAAATCTGATAGCAGAGATGTAACCTGGTTAATTGAAGGTATATGTCATATATACTTCATACCAATAGGGCAGTATGATGGATCATATGACTGAATTTAGAAACTTGTTGTCTTATTGTGTTCAAGGCTTCAGACATATGCATTTTAATGTACTGATTAGGTTGCGATGAGATGATTATGATGTTGATTTTCTGAGTGCTAATAGTTTCTATCTGAGTGATTCAAAAGGGGGTTGTTTGGATCAGATTATTTGCTGAATTACATGAAATTAATCAAGCAAAGTAAATGCTGATATGAAGCTCTGTTGGGTGCTTCATCATTTGAATGTTCTCTAGTGTGCTTTGTCGATTAAAAATTCTCTGGGTATACATGTGAAGAAAACTTAGAATTGAGTTGCACAGAGAAAGTGTGCTTAGTTGAATAGATATTATGTATCCTTTGTTGCAATAGAACCCCTTTAAAAATTAAGATATCTCCAGCCTGGTTGATTTTGTTACCATGAATGGTTAAAGGCATCAGATTGCTTGGGTGATGATGAGCATTATGCTGTTCTTGCAAGTTGCCAAGGGATTTCGTTTTCCATCCATGAACTTTATATACACTTGACTGGTGGAGGAGGCACTAgagtaggattttttttcttttggattcttctcaattttttgTCCACCATGTTATTGTAATCTTAGCATGTCATGGCTGGTTGATTGGCCTGAACTGTTATAACCATTTGTCTGTGGACTGCAATTTACCATCGAAGTTTGAGCTGTATTAGCATTGGTATTCCCTGTCTATCCCTAGCAAGCAACATATTGTGCTGGTGTACTTGTCCCCTACGACTGTGTCGCTGATTATGCAGTAAGCAACTATATTCTGTTACAGTCCATAACAGTGTCATTCCTGAATATGGCACTTGTATACGTCTGGTTTGAGCTTTGTGATTCTGATTTTCCAGCTTTCATTATGCTGTGCCATGGCTTGTGCTGCTGAAAAGATGTATGTTGATGGTGTTTGATATCAGTAAATAATTTGCTGATGATAGATTTGATATTTATAATGGTCATTGCAGCATTGACTCGTTTAATGAACGATCGGCGATTAGTATATCCATCGATAAACAGTGATCCGACCACTATAAAGAGTGTTTCGACTATGATCAATAATGCTCTAATCATGGTGAATAGGACTCTGACCACGGTAACTAGTACTTGGTTAGATAAATAGTATATCTGATaagatgaacagtaattttgaTAAGTGAACAATACTTCGTGAACATGACAATTGATTACGATCAGTGGTCATGACTAGTAAGATGATCAGTGACTACGATTTGTTTTAGCAATTAGTCTTCGAACGGATGGAAGAAGTGGTGAGATTCAAGTACATGCATATGTCAAGCATGTAGTCTAATCTAAGAAAGTCGAGTTGCAATAAAAGACACTTGGGTAGATATATAGGAGTTTACGTAGTCGATTAGGAAATGTATGTTAATTATAGGCAGTTTGGAGATCAAAAAGTATAGTTGAATTATATTTGTAAATCTTGTTCAGTTTAAATTAGTAATCTTGATCTCTTATGGTTAAGATCTATcgtcctttaaatatgagagtgTTGTGTTATGGTTGATTGAAAAAATTAACCAATTGATTAAACATAATCTATCTTTAGTTTTTATCTCTTCTGTCTAGTTTTTGTAGTTATGGTCTCTATTTCGATCTATATTGCTATATGTTCTTAATCTTGACAATCAAGGACAAACTGTCAGTCATCTGCGCTCTGACGGGGTCTCCCGAGCGTGGGTGATGATGAAGGTTTGTCAACGCAACGCCAcgacctgttttttttttttgacagattTAATCAGTCATTAACAAAGGACGGTTGAAATTCTCGGAGATGCAAGTTAACAAGCAAACGTTCCTGGTTAATGTTATTGATCTCCAAGATAATAATGTTCTTATTCGATTAACTTAAGTCGAAacagctaaaaaaaaaaatgtaatcgtTGGTGAAGATATGCCTAAACCTTTGGGAGAGAAGATTGCTAAGAGAAGTATTATATGAGAAGACTCTCGAAGATAAGAAATTAATCAAAGTTGTGTGAACACTTCGACCTTTGAGGGGCATGGCAATGCTAGGATGATCAAACCCAAAAAGCCAGAGGTTGGCAAGTGGAAGATTAATAAAGCAAAGGGATATGACAAGGATGTGAAATTCAAACTCACTTTCAAGCAACTTTTATCCAAATATGAAAAGGATAAGGCTGTCCAAACTCATGTGAATTGACCAAATAATCTCAAGCGATCAAGATCACTTTTGAAGCAAGAAGTgcttgatcatcatcaaccaaaggAGGATTGTATTGCTGCTACTCACCCACTACTTGGGCCGGTGCCATGGCTATGGATGCTTCCTGCGATATCTTTTCCTCCTTGATCAACATGGGGTTACAACGGTATGTAGATGACTCCTCCTCTTGcgtaattaaattattttcatctggGTTGGATAGCACTACGTATGACAGTTTTAGATAGAATATCACGTCCTATTTATGACCGATTGGGACATACAAATTGGTTTAGTGATGTTAGACAAGCTAAGAATGTAAAGAAAATATATCAAATTGAGAAGAGTGGAGTTTCTACTCAAATTTTGGATTCTAATGTTGCTAAAAAAAAGGACCATTGTTGCTGATATTATTGAAATTGGTTCGATGGAAGTGGCTGCCGAAGAGGTTGGCAAGGGAACGATTGTTGTTAGcaataaatcaatcaaatctgaaaatatatttactatTGTTTATGTTGTTCCAAAggatgataatcatgagacAAGTTGCAGAAAGTCACCTTCTAAGTATCTATGGCCAATGTGGTGTCCCAAAAGAGAAGATTGCAGTAGCTACGTAAGCAGgaattaatggagcagcaaACTGAAAAGTTACGAGCTGATACTTTCAATGAAGTTAAGCCAATGCAACCTGCGAAGCAAGTGTGGAGATCGAAGATAAATGTAATGACAGCTCATACAGCGGCTCCTTTGTCAGCAACAACACCAATGCCTATACAAGAagacaaggaagatgaggatTTGATTGATTATGATATTCGTCGGTGTATACTAATGATGCTTCACCGATTGAAGGTATGGatataaatatgatttttatattatcTTCGAAATTTCGTGCtatggatgaaggtgaagtAGCTCAATTGAACTCGGGGTCAAAGGAGGCTATTTTTGAGAAGTTAAAGGAGACAGAACAGCATTTGAAGCCAATATATGTGAAGGGTCATATTAATGGTAAACC from Phragmites australis chromosome 14, lpPhrAust1.1, whole genome shotgun sequence includes these protein-coding regions:
- the LOC133891730 gene encoding uncharacterized protein LOC133891730, which encodes MACGLLQPAGSDTAAAALWPCLLLPAPRRSFPTKEQPHRVPCMNQFHRKLPLSGNAVSAAQPHRSRSLVCCTSLGSSALVAALSSRPANVSTSHSDLSMRRCMDSVPGALIVISGYWAGPDVDDGGGSVEALLQRIV
- the LOC133889958 gene encoding uncharacterized protein LOC133889958 — its product is MSNKTKGPGPKTLASVPNHHRRRAPNPPPPSPAAAAAAAMRPLDEKETTMVFEKLFKFTGPNLKHLMDRPAVEGPDPQPGRYCLRLHKNRVYYASEALVRRATSVSRPRLAGVGTPIGRFTHHGAFHLTVHALDLLAAHARRRVWLKPDTERSFLFGNSVPKSSLARITENTKSGDGVVVMSMADVPLGFGVAARSAQDCRKADTNAVVVLHQSDAGEYLRKEEELM